Proteins from a genomic interval of Mycobacterium conspicuum:
- a CDS encoding HAD-IIIC family phosphatase has protein sequence MAEPVRLVVWDLDDTFWRGTLVEGGIREYVQAHHDIVVELARRGILSSICSKNDKQSVVKILEEQKILDYFVFPDISWDPKGPRLAALIEAVQLRPATVMFIDDNPRNRAEAKALIPDLQVESEEFIPQLLADPRFVGKDDSDLSRLKQYKLLEARHQAQRSAGGGGHQFLRDSDVRVCFDHDLEDVANLDRAIELINRTNQLNYTKRRLPEDLKTAREILRRDTAPMEVQAGLIRVVDRYGDYGYVGFFMMQVNMQARESQHRELIHFCFSCRTLGMLVERWVYDYLERPKLAVVGEVVTDLSGPDAVDWVRLVSSSELYSDRKVEAAAIAPELRLWGGCEMYPIGLYLKQYAPEVKVRGSFVADNKFVVLNSCALAVSAFERTESDFCEEAKALGVPADVLAGDYFADAPAGTAIVFSGALDAGRFWPHLSYYQHAHRGWELAFQMAGRADVTTLPEGEFERLVEEQDGADERTRRHLIEVARHVRKNYRKARPMSDARRAATLWALLEHVPVGAKLILLLDHDRHRVQGVVQSEPRTARYNELVKSIARAYPYVAVACFSDFVDDDEQIQELGNHYHRVVYLKLAERLAELIERLPPKRASDVRGTEIVDAEATVRGVYRDLLGLAPQENELKVWSAYAREGAREGMTVPDLVEQFVSSEDYKSRSRVAPDAQTTPRMGPAAAEEYIASLYATILKREPTPAELAHWVTAATTLPAEQIYFAFVNSKEYTQWQRYSPIVDPSTIAGYVEKQYLQEPSDIKGIHFDEFAMARFWIENSELIKNTPFGEHDDGKNRFYYDDGRYPYGDAMTLRAMIAHFKPKNVIEVGSGFSSACILDAVDHVGLSDFTLTCIDPNADRLRSRLREEDHSRVDIVEALVQDVPVSTFSKLDENDILLIDSTHVLKTASDVHFALFSILPSLKKGVLVHFQAISYPFEYPRHWLFGNSRSWNEIYALRAFLMYNPAFEVVFWNGLFAHRQRVLVHETNPLFLKNPGGSIWLRARSLDMVQTQLAQLAATAGPQARTQFGDWISLGASGHSNDVVGSGWSFQENSCRWLTGTYSVLAVPMPPERDAADYILMLRVTPYLANGQNDCQRCTVVCGTETVAEVTLVLSGWIGFRVPAEAVDSEKLAISLVHPDAGSQQRVASASRELAIAVHEAVVLPATEADESVGWRGKTGHFVSSDWRAQALAPDWKRVAAKFQSLGQDCEFGLVQRQCEAEPLGLFRWSNIRLHGVIQCLRSEFSEIAGEEKLHIYPCATGEYHSEYKSLDMITHTLLRADQNPDVDAVRHKESARLKMLARLLREDLEDGEKVFVLLRKYAPLDDSEVLPVISLMRRYNPNAALLWVTVAGPDERHLVGQCEIVGNNLVKGYLDKFSGWNDDWSTLSIGCWKDILISALQALGRPIPTHAEGLPPEQKQLELS, from the coding sequence ATGGCGGAACCGGTACGGCTGGTCGTTTGGGATCTCGACGACACGTTCTGGCGCGGGACGCTGGTCGAAGGGGGCATCCGCGAGTACGTGCAGGCGCACCACGACATCGTCGTTGAGCTCGCCCGGCGCGGCATCCTCAGTTCGATCTGCTCGAAGAACGACAAGCAGAGCGTTGTCAAAATCCTCGAGGAGCAAAAGATCCTCGACTACTTCGTGTTTCCCGACATTTCCTGGGATCCGAAGGGCCCGAGGTTGGCGGCGCTGATCGAGGCGGTCCAGCTCAGGCCCGCCACCGTGATGTTCATCGACGACAATCCGCGCAATCGCGCCGAAGCCAAGGCGTTGATCCCCGACCTGCAAGTCGAGAGTGAGGAATTCATTCCGCAGCTGCTCGCTGATCCTCGCTTCGTCGGCAAGGACGACAGCGACCTGTCGAGGCTGAAGCAATATAAGTTGCTCGAAGCGCGACACCAGGCCCAGCGCTCAGCGGGCGGCGGGGGGCACCAGTTCCTGCGGGATTCGGACGTCCGAGTGTGCTTCGATCACGATCTGGAGGACGTTGCCAATCTCGATCGTGCGATTGAACTGATCAATCGGACCAATCAGTTGAACTACACGAAGCGCCGTTTGCCCGAGGATCTTAAAACGGCGCGCGAGATTCTGCGCCGGGACACCGCCCCGATGGAGGTGCAGGCGGGCCTGATTCGGGTGGTCGACAGGTACGGCGATTACGGATACGTCGGCTTTTTCATGATGCAGGTCAACATGCAGGCGCGCGAGTCGCAACATCGGGAGCTCATTCATTTCTGCTTCTCGTGCCGCACCTTGGGAATGCTGGTCGAGCGGTGGGTCTACGACTATCTCGAGCGCCCGAAGCTGGCGGTGGTCGGCGAGGTCGTCACCGACCTGTCCGGGCCGGATGCGGTGGATTGGGTTCGCCTGGTGTCGTCGTCCGAACTGTATTCCGATCGGAAGGTTGAGGCCGCAGCGATCGCTCCAGAACTACGGTTGTGGGGCGGTTGCGAGATGTACCCGATCGGGCTCTACCTGAAGCAATATGCGCCGGAAGTGAAGGTGCGAGGAAGCTTCGTCGCCGACAACAAATTCGTTGTTCTCAATAGCTGTGCGCTCGCCGTGTCAGCCTTCGAGCGAACGGAATCGGATTTTTGCGAGGAAGCAAAGGCGCTGGGTGTCCCGGCGGATGTGCTTGCCGGTGACTACTTCGCCGACGCGCCCGCGGGAACCGCGATCGTCTTCAGCGGCGCGCTGGATGCCGGCCGCTTTTGGCCGCACCTTTCCTACTATCAGCATGCGCACCGCGGGTGGGAATTGGCGTTCCAGATGGCGGGCCGCGCTGATGTGACGACTTTGCCGGAGGGGGAGTTCGAGCGCCTCGTCGAAGAGCAGGACGGGGCCGATGAGAGAACACGTCGGCATCTCATCGAGGTCGCTCGGCACGTCCGGAAAAACTATCGCAAGGCACGGCCGATGTCCGACGCGAGGAGGGCGGCGACGCTGTGGGCGTTGCTGGAACACGTTCCGGTCGGTGCCAAGCTCATCTTGCTGCTGGATCATGATCGCCATCGCGTGCAGGGTGTCGTTCAGTCCGAGCCGCGAACCGCGCGTTACAACGAATTGGTCAAAAGCATCGCGCGCGCGTACCCATACGTAGCGGTCGCCTGTTTCAGCGACTTCGTGGACGACGACGAGCAAATACAAGAACTCGGTAACCACTATCACCGCGTGGTGTACCTGAAATTGGCGGAACGATTGGCCGAGTTGATCGAGCGCCTGCCGCCGAAGCGCGCGTCAGACGTGCGGGGCACAGAGATTGTCGACGCCGAAGCAACCGTTCGCGGCGTTTACCGAGACCTGTTGGGTCTCGCGCCCCAGGAAAACGAACTGAAGGTCTGGTCTGCCTATGCGCGCGAAGGCGCGCGCGAGGGAATGACGGTGCCGGACCTGGTGGAACAGTTCGTGTCGTCGGAGGACTACAAAAGCCGGTCGCGAGTCGCTCCAGATGCGCAGACGACACCGCGCATGGGCCCCGCGGCCGCCGAGGAATATATCGCCAGCCTCTACGCCACCATCCTGAAGCGAGAACCGACACCGGCTGAGCTCGCGCACTGGGTGACCGCCGCCACCACCTTGCCGGCCGAGCAAATCTATTTCGCCTTCGTCAACTCGAAAGAGTACACGCAGTGGCAGAGGTATTCACCCATCGTGGATCCATCGACCATTGCCGGATACGTCGAGAAGCAGTACCTGCAGGAACCTAGCGACATCAAAGGCATTCATTTCGATGAATTCGCCATGGCGCGGTTCTGGATAGAAAATTCGGAACTCATCAAGAACACGCCTTTCGGCGAGCATGACGACGGCAAGAATCGCTTCTATTACGACGACGGCAGGTACCCGTACGGCGACGCCATGACGCTGCGCGCGATGATTGCCCACTTTAAACCGAAGAACGTCATCGAGGTCGGATCAGGATTCTCTTCGGCCTGCATCCTTGACGCCGTTGACCATGTCGGTCTCAGCGACTTCACGTTGACCTGCATCGACCCGAACGCCGATCGCCTTCGCAGCAGGCTTCGCGAAGAAGACCATTCCCGCGTTGATATCGTCGAGGCGCTGGTTCAGGATGTGCCGGTTTCGACGTTCTCCAAGCTCGACGAAAACGACATCCTGTTGATTGACTCGACCCACGTCCTCAAGACCGCCAGCGATGTGCACTTCGCGCTGTTTTCCATCCTGCCCAGCCTCAAAAAGGGCGTGCTGGTACATTTTCAGGCCATTTCCTACCCGTTCGAATATCCGCGGCACTGGCTGTTCGGGAACAGCAGGTCATGGAACGAAATCTACGCCCTGCGCGCGTTTTTGATGTATAACCCGGCGTTCGAGGTGGTGTTTTGGAATGGCTTGTTCGCCCACCGACAGCGGGTGTTGGTTCATGAGACCAACCCGCTGTTCCTGAAGAATCCCGGCGGCTCGATCTGGCTGCGGGCCCGGTCTTTAGACATGGTGCAAACGCAGCTGGCTCAGCTCGCTGCCACGGCCGGCCCGCAGGCGCGGACGCAATTTGGAGATTGGATTTCTCTTGGCGCAAGCGGCCACAGCAACGATGTAGTTGGCTCGGGCTGGTCCTTCCAAGAAAATTCTTGTCGCTGGCTGACCGGCACATATAGCGTGCTCGCCGTGCCGATGCCGCCGGAACGCGACGCCGCCGATTACATCCTGATGTTGCGGGTCACGCCGTACCTGGCAAATGGTCAGAATGACTGTCAGCGCTGCACCGTCGTTTGCGGGACTGAGACGGTTGCCGAAGTGACGCTCGTATTGTCTGGCTGGATCGGCTTTCGGGTCCCGGCGGAGGCGGTGGACTCGGAAAAGCTGGCGATCTCACTCGTGCATCCGGATGCGGGCAGCCAACAGAGGGTCGCGTCAGCTTCTCGCGAGCTGGCCATCGCGGTGCACGAGGCCGTTGTGCTGCCGGCGACGGAGGCCGATGAATCGGTGGGCTGGCGCGGTAAGACGGGCCACTTTGTGTCGAGCGATTGGCGCGCACAAGCCTTAGCTCCCGACTGGAAACGGGTCGCTGCCAAATTCCAAAGCCTGGGACAGGACTGTGAGTTTGGATTAGTCCAACGGCAGTGCGAAGCCGAGCCTCTGGGATTGTTCAGATGGTCTAATATCAGGCTGCATGGCGTGATTCAATGCCTGCGCAGCGAATTTTCGGAAATCGCCGGCGAAGAGAAACTGCACATTTACCCCTGCGCGACCGGAGAATATCACAGCGAGTACAAAAGCCTCGACATGATCACGCACACGCTTTTGCGGGCTGACCAGAATCCGGATGTCGATGCGGTGCGCCACAAGGAATCGGCGCGATTGAAAATGTTGGCGCGACTCCTCAGGGAAGATCTCGAGGACGGCGAAAAGGTGTTCGTTCTCCTCAGAAAGTACGCCCCGCTGGACGACTCCGAGGTTTTGCCGGTCATCAGCTTGATGCGCCGCTACAACCCGAATGCCGCGTTGCTCTGGGTCACCGTCGCCGGACCGGACGAGAGGCACTTAGTCGGGCAGTGCGAGATCGTCGGAAATAATCTGGTGAAGGGCTACCTCGACAAATTTTCGGGGTGGAACGACGACTGGAGCACCCTTTCGATCGGATGCTGGAAAGACATTCTGATTTCCGCGCTGCAGGCGCTCGGCCGACCCATTCCAACTCACGCGGAGGGCTTGCCGCCGGAGCAAAAGCAGCTTGAGTTGAGTTGA
- a CDS encoding TylF/MycF/NovP-related O-methyltransferase has protein sequence MDVLYIDLLKRVLTNTLFQEEPDVNEEEHRFVVAFLQHYIRSPAITMLPMARLHNIDDCVRQVVTDGIPGDLIETGVWRGGATILMRALLKVLDETTRKVWVADSFEGLPEPSADEFPIEAKSHGGPVMKAYDHFAAPLELVKRNFAAFGLLDDQVEFLPGWFNDTLSTAPIDRLAVMRLDGDYYSSTMDALTALYDKLSVGGFVIIDDYGEDRWTYCRKAVDEFRDSRGIADPLVQVDLRCSFWRRTG, from the coding sequence ATGGACGTTCTCTATATCGATCTCCTCAAGAGGGTCCTCACGAACACGCTATTCCAGGAGGAACCCGACGTAAACGAGGAAGAGCACAGGTTCGTTGTGGCCTTCCTCCAGCACTACATTCGGTCGCCGGCGATAACGATGCTGCCCATGGCCAGGCTGCACAACATCGACGATTGCGTCAGGCAGGTCGTCACAGACGGGATCCCCGGCGACCTTATCGAAACCGGTGTGTGGCGCGGCGGCGCGACGATCCTTATGCGTGCGCTGCTAAAGGTCCTCGACGAGACAACCCGAAAGGTGTGGGTCGCCGACTCATTCGAGGGGCTGCCGGAGCCGTCCGCCGACGAATTCCCGATCGAGGCGAAGTCCCACGGTGGCCCAGTCATGAAGGCGTACGACCACTTCGCAGCGCCGCTTGAACTGGTCAAACGCAATTTTGCGGCGTTTGGGCTCCTCGACGACCAGGTCGAGTTTCTGCCCGGCTGGTTCAACGACACGTTGAGCACCGCCCCGATTGACCGTCTGGCCGTGATGCGGTTGGACGGGGACTACTATTCGTCGACGATGGACGCGCTGACCGCGCTTTATGACAAGCTGTCGGTCGGCGGATTCGTCATCATCGATGACTACGGCGAGGACAGGTGGACCTACTGCCGCAAGGCGGTTGACGAGTTCCGCGATAGCCGGGGCATTGCGGATCCCTTGGTCCAGGTCGATCTCCGATGCTCATTTTGGCGTCGCACAGGCTAA
- a CDS encoding HAD-IIIC family phosphatase has protein sequence MRDTTLYWLPECTDFRARARSLLVAEVPPAWAELVAIAKHDLDFVQTNTLDQVLVKHYGAGAAPPPVKSLRVAILGSSTVTHLHAGLRVAALRRGLHVLTYEAQYGQYRQELLNSESDLHRFRPHVVLFALDAYHLTQGLRPGLDEPRAAGALEQVLASIQECWALAKKAFSCTVLQQTALPIWHDLMGSNEHRLPGSRAHFLDQLNLHLQAAADAGGAHLVAVDRRARQDGLDVWHDVALWHRSKQEIKLSAVPCYGEAVARVLGAQLGLSSKCLVLDLDNTIWGGVVGDDGLEGIVLGQGSALGEAFVSLQSYAVELSERGVILAVCSKNDEHVAMHAFERHPEMVLTRKQVASFVANWDDKVTNLRRVAAELNIGLESLVFVDDNPFERGLVRQELPMVAVPELPEDPALVPRCIADAGYFESLAITPEDRERTQQYFDNRERSELQSGATDMEGYLRSLQMRLQWRNFDKVNLQRTVQLINKTNQFNLTTKRYSEDEVLAVMDDPEAFGIYLRLFDRFGDNGIISIVIGKRVADAVLLDTWLMSCRVLGRQVEQATLNVVSEEARRLGVRRIIGEYHPTPKNSMVKDLYPKLGFASIAGDVADHGKYALMLDDFVPIKTHITIERLET, from the coding sequence ATGAGAGACACAACGCTGTACTGGCTGCCTGAATGCACGGACTTTCGAGCACGGGCGCGGTCACTGCTGGTTGCCGAAGTGCCGCCCGCCTGGGCGGAGTTGGTAGCAATCGCCAAGCATGATCTGGATTTCGTCCAGACCAACACGCTCGATCAGGTTCTGGTAAAGCATTACGGTGCCGGCGCAGCACCTCCCCCGGTCAAAAGTTTGCGAGTGGCCATACTCGGCTCATCGACCGTCACCCATTTACACGCGGGTCTTCGCGTGGCCGCCCTGCGCCGGGGCTTGCACGTGCTCACCTATGAGGCGCAATACGGTCAATACCGGCAAGAATTGCTTAATAGCGAGTCGGATCTGCATCGCTTCCGCCCTCACGTCGTTCTCTTCGCGCTCGATGCTTACCACCTCACCCAGGGCCTGCGGCCCGGGCTCGACGAACCGCGGGCTGCGGGCGCGTTAGAACAGGTTCTCGCGTCCATCCAAGAATGCTGGGCCCTGGCAAAAAAGGCCTTCAGCTGCACCGTTCTTCAGCAAACAGCGCTCCCCATCTGGCATGACCTGATGGGCAGCAACGAACACAGGCTGCCCGGTTCCCGAGCCCACTTCCTCGATCAGTTGAATCTTCATTTGCAGGCCGCTGCCGACGCCGGCGGTGCGCACCTTGTCGCAGTCGACCGCCGCGCCCGGCAGGACGGTCTCGATGTCTGGCATGACGTGGCGCTTTGGCATCGAAGCAAACAGGAAATCAAACTGTCCGCGGTCCCGTGCTACGGCGAAGCGGTCGCGCGCGTCCTTGGCGCACAGCTGGGCCTTTCCTCGAAGTGCTTGGTACTCGATCTCGATAACACGATCTGGGGCGGCGTCGTCGGTGACGACGGATTGGAGGGGATTGTTTTGGGCCAAGGCAGCGCCTTGGGGGAAGCCTTTGTCAGCCTGCAAAGCTACGCAGTGGAACTCTCCGAACGCGGAGTGATCCTTGCAGTGTGTTCCAAGAATGACGAGCACGTTGCTATGCATGCTTTTGAGCGCCACCCGGAGATGGTTCTGACCCGCAAGCAGGTGGCGAGTTTTGTCGCCAATTGGGACGACAAGGTCACCAACTTGCGCCGCGTCGCAGCGGAACTCAACATCGGTCTCGAATCCCTGGTATTCGTCGACGACAACCCCTTCGAGCGCGGTTTGGTCCGGCAGGAACTGCCGATGGTCGCCGTCCCGGAGCTCCCCGAGGATCCCGCGCTGGTCCCACGGTGCATCGCGGATGCCGGGTATTTCGAATCCCTTGCCATCACCCCGGAAGACCGGGAACGGACCCAACAGTACTTCGATAACCGCGAACGATCTGAGCTGCAAAGTGGCGCCACCGACATGGAGGGCTATTTGCGGAGCCTGCAGATGCGCCTACAGTGGCGGAACTTTGACAAAGTTAACCTGCAGCGCACGGTTCAGTTGATCAACAAGACGAACCAGTTCAACTTGACCACCAAACGCTATTCCGAAGACGAAGTGCTCGCGGTAATGGACGACCCGGAAGCCTTCGGAATCTACCTGCGCTTGTTCGACCGCTTCGGCGACAACGGCATTATCAGCATCGTGATCGGCAAGCGCGTCGCCGATGCGGTACTGCTCGATACCTGGCTGATGAGCTGTCGCGTTCTTGGGCGCCAAGTCGAACAGGCAACCCTCAATGTGGTCAGCGAGGAGGCTCGGCGGCTCGGCGTGCGTCGCATCATCGGTGAGTACCACCCGACCCCAAAGAACAGCATGGTTAAGGATCTCTATCCGAAATTGGGCTTCGCCTCCATCGCCGGCGACGTTGCGGACCATGGCAAATATGCCCTAATGCTTGACGATTTTGTTCCGATCAAGACCCACATCACAATCGAAAGACTTGAAACATGA
- a CDS encoding acyl carrier protein: MTDAEIYEQLTEIIRDVLMNFDLVLRPDLTADEVDGWNSFKMIEIIMAVEGQFGMKVRSKELDDLENVGDLVALIRKAKPAESA; encoded by the coding sequence ATGACCGACGCGGAGATTTACGAGCAGCTGACGGAGATCATCCGTGACGTGCTCATGAATTTCGATCTGGTGCTGCGACCCGATCTCACCGCGGACGAAGTCGACGGATGGAATTCGTTTAAGATGATAGAAATCATCATGGCGGTCGAAGGACAATTTGGAATGAAGGTGAGGTCGAAGGAGCTCGACGACCTGGAAAACGTCGGTGACCTCGTGGCGCTCATCCGCAAGGCGAAGCCGGCGGAGAGTGCCTGA
- a CDS encoding TylF/MycF/NovP-related O-methyltransferase: MNQSALGPAGIQTLTASPDDNDDRKMFIEAVYAAFLEKHGSTDRAYNIDNIGRLAAAIESHHYASQKMVGVPRFQDRNHLLGFACQSITVDGPALEFGVMAGHTINLIASLLPLSKVYGFDSFEGLPEAWFGKGDGFGQFSVNGQLPQVRDNVELVVGWFDHVLAPFLDTHEFDKIALLHVDCDIYSSTQTIFSYLHKRIVPGTIIVFDEYFNYPTWQRHEYAAFQEYVAHRQIKYEYLGLVPADMQVAVRILSV, from the coding sequence ATGAATCAATCAGCTCTCGGACCCGCCGGTATTCAGACATTAACCGCCTCGCCGGATGACAACGACGACCGGAAAATGTTCATCGAGGCGGTCTACGCGGCCTTCCTCGAGAAGCACGGGAGTACCGATCGAGCATATAATATCGACAACATAGGCCGTCTGGCTGCGGCTATCGAAAGTCACCACTACGCGTCCCAGAAGATGGTCGGCGTTCCTCGCTTCCAGGACCGAAACCACCTACTGGGATTTGCTTGCCAAAGCATTACCGTCGATGGTCCGGCGCTCGAATTTGGTGTCATGGCAGGCCACACGATCAATTTAATAGCCTCGCTATTACCGTTGTCAAAGGTGTATGGTTTTGACTCATTCGAAGGGTTGCCTGAGGCGTGGTTTGGCAAAGGGGACGGATTCGGCCAGTTTTCAGTCAATGGGCAATTGCCGCAGGTTCGGGACAATGTCGAGCTGGTCGTGGGTTGGTTCGACCATGTTCTCGCACCGTTTTTAGATACGCATGAATTCGACAAGATAGCGCTATTGCATGTGGACTGTGATATCTACTCTTCCACACAAACGATCTTCAGCTACCTACATAAACGAATCGTGCCGGGAACAATAATTGTATTTGACGAATACTTCAATTATCCAACTTGGCAGCGGCACGAATATGCCGCCTTCCAAGAATACGTCGCCCATCGTCAGATTAAATATGAATATTTGGGACTGGTCCCCGCCGACATGCAAGTTGCCGTGCGCATATTGTCGGTGTAG
- a CDS encoding glycosyltransferase family protein, giving the protein MRFAVAVVLPPDHHDISGGAFHEVAEALHHGLLALGHDSVLTNRLDIDDRRTIVLGSNLLVQYALDPPKNPIFYNLEQLGDDLPWMTMPEFVDLFRRYPHWDYSQANVEYLAARGLPRPTYVPIGYVPELTRIAPAQEDIDVLFYGALNGRRYAVLRELHERGLRVKWLPGTYGASRDAWIARSKVVLNLHYFEAKIFAIVRVSYLLANKRAVVSEHSANPTLERDLASGIAFADYDELVDRCVELVGDERARRELAERGYRAFAARDQAAILQRALAEGLDDVTPGTAAADGPRTVERRDGKDRTATLRERQEFTRRLFKHKSAQERDWLLAKVKRNPEDARSVFFLAETYFRMDDLDNARKWYARRVEMGGCDEEAYWAMYRLAQSTQQLGTPWPECEDAYLRAWHIRPSRAEPLFAVAAAYHAMQRYRVGYLIAQRAAQIPFPEEDLFVPGEVAHVYAWRAADEHAVCASQIGKHTEAFTLCRDLLTHSELPDPDRQRIATNRDFSVPTMLEAAAPYPEAVVQSLTAGRGRAGEDVVTVSLIAGPDPQTTEQTINSFLNCCLDASRAGRFVVLDAGLSAADRAELRRRYGFLEFARRKSGNGSASPLAQLRAQVDGRFWLHLGEGWRFFAPENFITRLTAVLDAEPQVCQVGINFEDAVKLTGACAAEDVVRRAPDAGRYLLTNVMASGPAMFDTERLDRVGGVQLGTGPDVTAQHRRPAAGAGPRTASLDEVLCISGLAP; this is encoded by the coding sequence ATGCGTTTCGCCGTCGCGGTTGTGTTGCCGCCCGACCACCATGACATCAGCGGCGGAGCTTTTCACGAGGTCGCCGAGGCGCTGCACCATGGCCTGCTGGCGCTTGGCCATGATTCGGTGCTGACCAACCGTCTCGACATCGATGACCGCCGCACCATCGTGCTGGGCTCAAACCTGCTCGTCCAGTACGCCTTGGACCCGCCCAAAAACCCCATCTTCTACAACCTCGAGCAGTTGGGCGATGACTTGCCGTGGATGACGATGCCTGAATTCGTCGACCTTTTCCGGCGCTACCCGCATTGGGACTATAGCCAGGCCAACGTCGAGTACCTCGCGGCCCGGGGGCTGCCCCGGCCCACCTACGTTCCGATCGGATACGTGCCCGAGCTGACCCGGATCGCCCCGGCCCAAGAGGACATCGACGTGTTGTTCTACGGCGCGCTCAACGGGCGCCGCTACGCCGTGCTCAGGGAACTGCACGAGCGAGGTCTTCGGGTCAAATGGCTACCCGGCACCTACGGTGCGAGCCGCGATGCCTGGATCGCACGCTCGAAGGTCGTCCTCAACCTGCACTACTTCGAAGCGAAAATCTTTGCCATCGTGCGTGTTTCGTATCTGCTCGCCAACAAACGCGCGGTGGTCTCCGAACATAGTGCCAATCCGACATTGGAGCGCGACCTGGCGTCGGGCATCGCCTTCGCGGACTACGACGAACTGGTCGATCGCTGTGTGGAGCTCGTCGGCGACGAGCGCGCGCGACGCGAGCTCGCCGAACGGGGCTACCGGGCCTTCGCCGCTCGCGACCAGGCCGCCATCCTGCAGCGCGCGCTCGCAGAAGGCCTCGACGATGTCACCCCCGGGACCGCCGCGGCCGACGGCCCGCGCACCGTCGAGCGCCGCGACGGCAAAGACCGCACCGCAACACTTCGCGAGCGGCAAGAGTTCACCCGCAGACTGTTCAAGCACAAGTCCGCGCAGGAGCGAGATTGGTTGCTGGCCAAGGTCAAACGCAATCCCGAGGATGCGCGGTCGGTGTTTTTCCTCGCCGAGACCTACTTCCGCATGGACGATCTCGACAACGCGCGGAAGTGGTATGCGCGGCGGGTGGAGATGGGCGGCTGCGACGAGGAGGCCTACTGGGCGATGTACCGGCTCGCGCAGTCGACACAGCAACTCGGTACGCCGTGGCCAGAATGTGAAGATGCGTACCTGCGCGCCTGGCACATTCGACCCTCCCGCGCCGAGCCGCTGTTTGCCGTCGCCGCCGCGTACCACGCCATGCAGCGCTACCGGGTGGGCTACCTGATCGCCCAGCGCGCCGCCCAAATCCCATTTCCCGAAGAGGATCTCTTTGTCCCCGGAGAGGTCGCACACGTCTACGCCTGGCGCGCAGCCGATGAGCACGCGGTGTGCGCGTCTCAGATCGGCAAGCACACCGAGGCGTTCACGCTGTGCCGGGATCTGCTGACCCATTCCGAACTCCCCGACCCTGACCGGCAACGGATCGCGACCAATCGCGACTTTTCGGTGCCGACCATGCTCGAGGCCGCCGCACCCTACCCCGAAGCCGTGGTGCAGTCCCTGACCGCAGGTCGCGGTCGAGCCGGTGAAGACGTAGTCACCGTCAGCCTGATCGCCGGGCCCGACCCGCAGACCACCGAGCAGACCATCAACTCGTTTCTGAACTGCTGCCTCGATGCGTCCCGAGCCGGGCGCTTTGTGGTGCTGGATGCCGGCCTGTCCGCCGCCGACCGCGCCGAGCTGCGCAGACGCTACGGGTTTCTCGAGTTCGCCCGTCGCAAATCGGGCAACGGGTCAGCTTCCCCGCTGGCGCAGCTGCGCGCTCAGGTCGACGGACGGTTCTGGCTGCACCTAGGCGAGGGTTGGCGGTTTTTCGCCCCCGAGAATTTCATCACCCGCCTGACCGCCGTGCTCGACGCCGAACCGCAAGTGTGTCAGGTGGGCATCAATTTCGAAGATGCGGTCAAGCTGACCGGCGCCTGCGCGGCGGAGGACGTGGTGCGCCGAGCCCCCGACGCCGGCCGCTACCTGCTCACCAATGTAATGGCAAGCGGCCCAGCGATGTTCGACACCGAACGCCTGGATCGGGTTGGCGGTGTACAGCTCGGCACCGGCCCCGATGTGACCGCCCAACATCGACGACCGGCAGCGGGCGCCGGGCCGCGGACCGCGAGCCTCGACGAAGTGCTCTGCATCTCAGGTCTGGCCCCCTAA